AGCAGGTCACCTCCCTTCCCTGGCCCTCATCTATTGGAGCTTGGCAGAGATTTATTGTCTCCAGGCTGGGAACAAGCCTCAGCTGTCTGCTCCACATTGCCCCTCTGTGCACCGGCCTAATTCCCGTCTGGAAAAAAGCAGCTGGGGCCTGGGGCAAGGTGCTGACAGACAGAGGGACAGCCCCCAGGGATGTCTCCTTATCTGCGCTGCTCAGCCTTGGCACAGGGATGAAAATCCAGCCCCCACAGCCTGTGCCATTGCGGTGGGTTGCATTTTGGGATGCGTGCAGGATTGAGGTGGCTGCTGGGAAGCTGAGGAGCTGTGAGGGACCAGCCCTGGGTCCCGTGTGTCCCCTGGGCAGGACAGTGCTGTGGAtggtggcagggctgtgacATCCCCATGGGCTCAGCTCCCCTGGACAGTCTATTACAGCTCCTCTTTTAATGGGTAATTATCTTGACAAGACAGAGTGGCCTGTCTGCGCCTTCGGAGATGAATATGGGGAAGGGCCTGAAGTTGAGGGAGAAGATTAATGGCTTCTGTCAATAATGTGGAAGGAGGGATCACCTGCCGGGCTTTGCATGAGTAATCTCCACATTCCAAAAGCGTTTTTATAACTTTGAAGGATGGGCTATGAATTCACCTCCCCGATATCATCTTTTCCTGTCGGTCAGTTTGTTATCAGTTCGCTTTAGTGTCATGTCAGTGGCACAGGTGCCAGCACAGGGACCTCCAGCACGGCTCACGGGGCCATCCCCTCTCACTGGCGCTTCATCTCACTCTCccacagcagggaaggaagggatcAGCACCTGGTGCTGGTGCTTGGtctcctgctgtccctgtgaATCCCATCTCTCATCAGGGCGTGTCCCTGCGTGGTGGAGCCGGAGTTAGTTTTGGGCACCCTGGCGTGGCTTTCTAGGATGTGCCGCCTCTCCAGAGGAGGGAGGTGGTGCCCTCGGCTCCCTGACAAATCCTCCTTCCTGTTGGTGGCCTGGCAGGATGCCCGGTCATGCCTCgggggtggggatggaggggCAGAGGCCGGGGCTCTCTGTAGCAGCAGTGCCCCTTGGGAGACGCTCTCTTAGCCATAATTAACAGCGTGCTGCGTTAATCGGTGTCTTCTGCTAAGTCATTAACATGTTTCTGATCCCATTAAGATGGGGTTATGATGGGGGGAAGGCAGCTGTCACTGGTAATTGCCAGATCCTTGCAGGATCCTGCCAGCCGGGGAGGCTGTGGGGTCAGAGAGGCAGGAGGGTGGCAGGAGGTGACGAGGGgagtggggtgacaggaggctttgggagggagatgggggaCAGGCAGCCAGTGATGGATGCTGCCTGGGCGGTCCTTGATGCCACTGGTAGAGCCTGAGCTGGTGGAAACTCCTGGGAGATGAAGGAGGGCTGCAGCACACAGGGATGAGGGTGGGATGTCAGTCACAGCCCAGTCTGAGTCCTGCCGGGGGACCTGGGAGTTAGGGATGTCCCATGGCACTGGGACGTGACATCCCGAGGGCTCTTGGAAGCACAGCAGGGTGCCAGCACCCACATTTTCAGAACCATGTGACAGGGAGGTTGCTTGGGTATTCCCCAGGGAATGTTCCTTGGCTGCATGTGCGCTGGGTGTGCAGGTTTGGGAATGAGGTTGGAATTTCCAGCTGCTCCAGTCCAGGGTGGGCTCATTTGCAAGGATTTGGGTGCAGCAGACACATGCTGGGGGGCATGGCTGGGGCACAGGAGATGGAGCCCCCTTCCCCTGTCCCCGCAGACCGGGAGCGGATCGGCCAGGACTCCTCGTACGAGCAGGAGGGGAAGGTGCAGTTCGTCATCGACGCCGTCTACGCCATGGGACACGCCCTGCACAACATGCACAAGAACCTGTGCCCCGGCAAGGTGGGGCTGTGCCCCCGCATGGACCCGGTGGACGGTGTGGAGCTGCTCAAGTACATCCGCAACGTCAACTTCTCAGGTGTGCCACCCCCCCGCGGCGCTGGCACGAGCGGCCCTGGGCGTCTCTGGTTGTCCCCCGTTGCTCTGGttgtccccagtgtgggtcaCGGAGCAGCACCCACGGTTTATCTGTGGTACAATTTGGCAGCTGCTGCACTGCAAGCGCAGCATGGAGAGAGGGCAGCAGATCAGCAGGTGAGGAAGGTCTGAGCTTCCACATCTCCTGGGAGCCTTTGGAGTGTAATCCGGCAGCAATCCTGCTCTCACCCTGCCCTCAcctgctgccctgccctcaCCCTGCCCTCACCCTGCCCTCACTCTGCCCTCAcctgctgccctgccctcaccctgccctcacctgctgccctgccctcaccctaccctcacctgctgccctgccctcaCCCTGCCATCTTGCCCTCAcctgctgccctgccctcaccctgccctcaccctgccctcacctgctgccctgccctcacctgctgccctgccctcacctgctgccctgccctcaccctgccatcctgccctcaccctgccatcacctgctgccctgcctttacctgctgccctgccctcagCCTGCCCTCACCCTGCCCTCACCCTGCCCTCACCCTGCCCTCACCTGCTGTCCTGCCCAGCCTCTCCCCCTGCCAGctcctccctcccagctggCAGAGGTCCCACTGCCTCCCACTGCTCTGCCCTTGTCTGTCTCAGATCTCCTCTGGAAGCGCatcttttcctctgctctgtcTCCTTAATAAACATTTTCTGTCTGGCCCCcttattatttctatttatcTCCACCCTCTGATCTCCTCCACAGTGtcccttttatttatttcccctCTTGCTTGattcttctcttccttcctttcattAGTGTTTATCTGCAGAGTTCACTTGATTTAACTTTTAAagctcctttcccccctttcttaaAAGAAGCAGCGAGGGGGGAGCATCAAACCAGAGCCCCCTTGGACCCCATCAGCAGGgtgggggtgctggggctgctgtgggtgctgtgggtgcCGAGCTCCCCCTTTCCCGCAGGCATTGCTGGGACTCCTGTGACATTCAATGAGAACGGAGATGCTCCAGGGCGTTACGACATCTACCAGTACCAGATCAGGAACTCCACCCCTGAGTACAAAGTCATCGGGCAGTGGACAGACCACCTGCACCTCAAGGTAAGGCCGTGGTGCAAGGGGAAGGTCCTGCAGGTTTCTCTTCTCACCACGTAGAGTCTGGGAGCCCCTGGCTGCAAAGCCAGGCAGCCAAAGGTGGtgggggcagaggggaaggtgtccccaggtacACACTTGTGCTTCAGCACGTGTGACCACACCCCAGGGATCCGGGAATGGGACAGGAAAGAGGAGCCAGACCGCAGCAGATGGGGTTTCCTCAGGGAAGGAGGGGCTTCGTTGTGGGTTCCTGGTGTTGAATCTTCCCAAAAGACCAATAGAGAGCTTCACCACCTCCTTGCCCCCATGccaggtggggctgggaccctTTGTGGGATGTGCTGATGGGTTGAGGGTCCAGatctgggcagggcagggcatcCCCTGTGCCCAGATGTGCCCGGCAGATGCCCAgcgtgcccacagcagggctggtgccGTCTCCCTCGCAGGTGGAGAATATGCTGTGGCCGGGGGGCGGGAGCCAGCAGCCCAGCTCCATCTGCAGCCTGCCCTGCAAGCCGGGCGAGAGGAAGAAGCTGGTGAAGGGCatcccctgctgctggcactgcgAGCGCTGCGACGGCTACCAGTACCAGCTGGACGAGTTCCACTGCAAGCGCTGCCACTTCAACGAGCGGCCCAACGAGAACCACACCAGCTGCACGCCCATCCCCATCATCAAGCTGGAGTGGAGCTCGCCCTGGGCTGTGGTGCCCGTGTTCATCGCCATCGTGGGCATCATCGCCACCCTGTTCGTGGTGATCACCTTCGTGCGCTACAACGACACGCCCATCGTCAAGGCGTCGGGGCGGGAGCTCAGCTACGTCCTGCTCACGGGCATCTTCCTCTGCTACGCCACCACCTTCCTGATGATCGCTGAGCCCGACCTGAGCACCTGCTCCCTGCGGCGCATCTTCCTGGGGCTGGGCATGAGCATCAGCTACGCCGCGCTGCTCACCAAGACCAACCGCATCTACCGCATCTTCGAGCAGGGCAAGAAGTCGGTGAGCGCCCCGCGCTTCATCAGCCCCGCGTCGCAGCTGGTCATCACCTTCAGCCTCATCTCGCTGCAGCTCGTCGGCGTCTGCATCTGGTTCATCGTGGACCCGTCCCACTCTGTCATTGACTACGAGGACCAGCGGACTACAAACCCCCACTTTGCCCGGGGCATCCTCAAATGTGACATTTCGGACCTGTCCCTCATCTGTTTGCTCGGGTACAGCATGCTCCTCATGGTCACCTGCACTGTGTACGCCATTAAGACCCGCGGGGTCCCGGAGACCTTTAACGAAGCCAAACCCATCGGGTTCACCATGTACACGACTTGCATTGTGTGGTTAGCCTTCATCCCGATATTTTTTGGGACGTCGCAGTCGGCGGAAAAGGTaagggaggaggggagaggccTGGCTGGTGTCCggtgtgcagggctggcagaAGCTGTGGTGTCTTGAGCaagaggagtccttccctgcGGCCTGGCCAGCTTGGGAACTGGGGTGGGAAGTTTCCCGTGCTCTGTTGGCCCTGCTGCCCCTCGCGGATGGGGGCAGTgggcagcacaggctgctgctgggggggcTGAGGGAGGATGAGCCCCCAGGGCAGGTCCCCGGTGTCATGAGCACAATTTCTGCACAGAAAGGGACCCAGTGCTGCCCAGCCGGCCCCTGTTCCCAGTACAGAGTTCCCATGGGACCAAGGCCAGCCTGGATGAGGCTCTGTGCTCAAGTGCAAGGGATTAAgaacaaagaataaaaatctCATGAATGAGACCCAAATCCCTCTGCCTGCCAGCCAAAACAGGAATCATCACGTTTCTGTCAAACGCAAACAGCTCCCgcctgccagcccagcgctgCTCTGATGAACAAACCTTGGAGCTGCTGTTCCTTGGAaatccccagggtgtcccagggcccGGATCCCTCTCTGGACCCCACAGGCGTGTCCCCACGCTGCTGACACTGTGGTTTTAGGACACACCTGTTGCAAAGGTTTGCTGAGGGAGCTTTTGCTGTGGACACCTGAGTTTGTTGTGTCCTGGAGAGTCTCTTGTCAGAGCATCCATCCCTCGAGGAGGCCGAGTCCACCCAGCCACCTCTGACCTTGGCCCAGCCAAAAAGTCCCACCAGGCCTTCGCTGGCTGCAAGTGTGAAGGAGaattaaaggaaataaatggaGCCTTTTGCAGCATTTCCATTTTGATGAGATGGCAGGGGAGATACTAACAAGAAAGCAGgttttttaagaaattattGCAAAACAAAAGCTCCCTGAAAGCCTCCTTAATGTGCTTGGCATACTGTGGGTAATAAAGATGGAAATGATAATGATTGTAGATTATGCGCAAGGTTGCTCACCTCTTCACTGCAGCTTGTCACGGGATAATTTAAGGCTGCTGAACGCTGCCTGTcaggcagcagctccacaaTAGGCTGTGCCTCTCGTTGGGGGTTGTGATGCACAGGCCTGCTCTGTTATTAGGCTGCTAACAAGCTGATTAGAGGCGGAAAAAGTGATGTTCCCAACTCCCCTCGGACACGGAGCTCTGTctcacagcccagccctgcctcgaGCCTGCTGAGCCAACAGTAGCGGGGCTTTGGGATTGCAGCTTGGAGTtctgctgggctggtgtgggaaTGGGCTTTGAGTGTCCCTGGGCCATGTGAGTGGGTTCTGAGTGCCCCTGGGCCATGGAGTGGACTCtgagtgtccccaggctgtgtcCAAGGGGTGATGGACGCACTCAGAGGAGGCCGAAGGGAGTGGGTGCTCAGGGCTGCCGTGCTGCTGCTTTAGCTCCTGGTTTGTAGTCCTGGGGTGGAAAAGGTCAAAAAGGAGTCCTGGCAGAGAGGGTCTGGCTCTGAGCGTGTCCTTGGGGGGACAACTGGGGGCACTGACATTGGCATCACCCACGTGATGCCTGGTGGGGCACCCCCAGCTCACCGTGGGGAGGGATCCCATCACCTTCACCCCATCGCTGCTGGGACTGAGGGCCCGTTGGGCTCCGTGGAGCATCTGCACActtgggaaaagaaaatccagGAGCATTGTCTGGGCTGTTCTCCCATGGCGGGAGTCCCGAGGATGCCACGGGGCAGACCTGCACCCCTGGACCCGTGGCATCTCTGCCCCGACCCCACCTgcggctgcagggctgcagccaaggctgcctCGTGGTCTGGAGGAGTTGGATGGTGATGCCCATTTTTACTTTAATTTGCTTTGCCTCGTGCCCAGAACTTTACATGGAGGTGGCATATTATTGTAACAAGTCCCCCAAGCCTTTTCTGGAAAGAACCTCTTATCCCTGCCGATCCCGGCGGATTACAGAAATAGCAAAACCAGAGGATCTAAAGAAAGAGACAATTTCCTGCGCTGATAAGGCGGCAGCAGAACAGTGGAGTCATTGTCTGCTTCCCTGTTTATCACATTCTCTTTCAGccaaggaaaagagggagagggaaggagtgaCAGGGACTGTCCAGTGGTGTTCGGTGAGCTGGAGGAGGGCTGAGCAGGTTTGCCCTTTCCCAGCACCCACCACGGTGCCAAACCCCTTGCAGCGGAGCCAGGAGTGGATTTAGAGTTGGGGCAGCTTCCAATTAATGCAGAGATTTGCTGTGGGGCAGGCACAAGCCTGGGCTGTGCCTCAAGCCCGAGCTGCTCCCTCGGGCAGGACGAGctcacccagccctgggcaAGGCTGAGCCCAGCGCTGGCTTTGGGGGCCTGTGTGGGGTCATTCTGGGTTACTGCTGTCCCTCAGCATCATCACCCTGAGCCAGGGCTGGCTGTGCTCTTTGATCCAGCCCATGAGGCAGCGGGAGCTGGAAGTTCCTCAATAAGCACAGCTCACACCTCCCGGGGCTCCGGAGGAAGCTCCAGTGTCGTTAGCAGAGGGGCCAAGCGGGGTGCTGGGCTGGAAGCCAATTAAGAGAGTAGGAAGTGAAACTGTGAGAAATGGTCATTCTTTGCAGTGGCAAAAGGTTAACTGAGCAGACTCCACACGCCTGTGTGGAGGCTCCAGGCTTAAAATATTCCTGTCTGAGCTGGCGAGGGGTTTGCTGCAGCGAGACACGGCTGCGGAGGCTGGAGTGGGCAGGAGAACAGTTCCTGGCAAATGCAGCATCGGGGGGAAGGTCGCCACAGTGGCCCTGTGAGACCCCAAAAGTGCTGCAGGAGGTAGAGAGTGGGGCGGGGAGTTGGGGCTGGTGGCAGCGGGGTCTCAGCACGGAGGAGtccctggcagcactgggagaaCCGGCCCAGGAGTGAGGGGGGAGCGCGCACGGAGACGTctgagctcagctcagctcagctcagctcagctcagctcagctgctccctccctccttgcTGAAACGCCTCCAAGCCCCAAGGCAcggggagggggagccactGCCGAGGCACAAAATATGGAAATCTCTGGATTGGCAAGTAAGGCTCCTTGGGAGGGCAGGGAGCCAGGGAGATGAGGGGTGCTGAGCTCAGCCGTGCCCCACCGGGGccatgctgtgctgggcagagtTGTGCTGGTTCCCAGGCAGGGCTTGGGGGGTGCCTGGAGTTGGGGTCCCAGTGTTTCCTTCATTCCTGGCTGATCCAGGACAGCCGTGGTAGAGGCTGGAGAGTTGGagtggcaaaaaagaaaaaaaggaagaaataaaaaagcacaCATATTCTGGCACAGAGATGTGTTTTGACTTCACTTGAtgaaatgacatttttatttccaaaaactGCCTAGAGAGAGAAGGTGGAACAAACAAACCGGCGCGTGTGACAGCAGGAGGTTTTATTCTGGGGACAAACCAAAGTTTTTCAGTTGACTCAGAGCAAGCTCGGTAGCATTTTCCCTTTGGGGCTGAGTCGGAGCGCTCTGGGCCAGGTGCTGGTTGGCTTTGCAGGATCACAGGTGGGACCTgcgggtcctgggggggtcctggagcaGCTGTGTCCCACCAGCTCTCACTCTTGGGATGAGCTGCCTCCCAGGGAGCAGTGCAGAGCCTCTGCCTCAGCGTGTGCCCTGCATCGCCTTTTCACTTCAGAAACCCTCAGGTGAAGCCTccggggacatggggaccctgagcttccccagctcctcagGGTCCTGCTTCCTCACAGGGCGTTAAATCCCACCTGTGAAACACCTGCAGGGGAATCGCTGGACATTGAGTCACTGGTGAAGTTCAGGAAATGCTTTAAGGCTCCTTGCAAAGCCTTGTCAGTGACCTGCAAAGCAGGAGTGTGCAAAGGCACCTGGAGACCCAGagccccctccctgcccagccccagagccccagcACATGGACAGCCTGCTGGAGAAGGggatgctgcagaggaaggaaccagatgctggcagagcagggatgcCCACGGAGCAGGGACTTGCCCTCCCGGCCTCCCTGAAAGGTGGGACAGGCAGAGGGAGGGGGTCCCTGCCTGCAGTTGCCACCTGCCTCAGATGCCCTGGCTTGAGAAGAGCCTGCCAACTGCTCTCCATAGGAAAATGGATTATTCTACAGTCAGATTAATGGGCTTTCATTTTGCAAAACATCTGTCACTGTTAGTCCTGGACAGTGAGCGTGAAATTAGTTTTGACTGCAAAAAGGCAGCGTCGGTGTGTAATATGTGACTTACATGACAAGAGCCCAGGAGTCAGATGGAGAATGGGAATTACCTGTTGAAGGGAGAAGGGGAGTGGGGTGTGCCCTGGGATTGGGTGTccttgctgtgcccagcacCAGCCTTGCAGCTCCCACCCTGAGGCTGGTGGAGCGTCAAAGCTCACGTTTAACGCCCAGCACTGCCGACattccagccctgcctccccacTCCATTCACTTAACCCCAgcttcccctcctttccctgtttcctcctttccctttcgGATCCCGCAGGGGCTTGGGGGGATCTCAGCTGGTGGCCTTGTGTCTTGCAGATGTACATCCAGACCACGACGCTCACCATCTCGGTGAGTCTGAGTGCCTCGGTGTCCCTGGGCATGCTCTACATGCCCAAGGTGTACATCATCCTCTTCCACCCGGAGCAGAACGTCCCCAAGCGCAAGCGGAGCCTCAAGGCGGTGGTGACAGCGGCCACCATGTCCAACAAGTTCTCTCAGAAGGGAGGGTTCCGCCCCAACGGAGAGGCCAAGTCG
Above is a window of Aphelocoma coerulescens isolate FSJ_1873_10779 chromosome 26, UR_Acoe_1.0, whole genome shotgun sequence DNA encoding:
- the GRM4 gene encoding metabotropic glutamate receptor 4; translated protein: MSGGHFCMERLSFCLLLSACSWGWAPGGAAKPKGQGYPHMNSIRIDGDITLGGLFPVHGRGAEGKACGELKKEKGIHRLEAMLFALDRINNDPDLLPNITLGARILDTCSRDTHALEQSLTFVQALIEKDSTEVRCVSGGPPIITKPERVVGVIGASGSSVSIMVANILRLFKIPQISYASTAPDLSDNSRYDFFSRVVPSDTYQAQAMVDIVKALKWNYVSTLASEGSYGESGVEAFIQKSREDGGVCVAQSVKIPREPKPGEFDKIIRRLLETSHARAVIIFANEDDIRRVLEAAKRANQTGHFIWMGSDSWGSKIAPVLHLEEVAEGSVTILPKRVSVRGFDRYFSSRTLDNNRRNIWFAEFWEENFHCKLSRHALRKGSSIKKCTNRERIGQDSSYEQEGKVQFVIDAVYAMGHALHNMHKNLCPGKVGLCPRMDPVDGVELLKYIRNVNFSGIAGTPVTFNENGDAPGRYDIYQYQIRNSTPEYKVIGQWTDHLHLKVENMLWPGGGSQQPSSICSLPCKPGERKKLVKGIPCCWHCERCDGYQYQLDEFHCKRCHFNERPNENHTSCTPIPIIKLEWSSPWAVVPVFIAIVGIIATLFVVITFVRYNDTPIVKASGRELSYVLLTGIFLCYATTFLMIAEPDLSTCSLRRIFLGLGMSISYAALLTKTNRIYRIFEQGKKSVSAPRFISPASQLVITFSLISLQLVGVCIWFIVDPSHSVIDYEDQRTTNPHFARGILKCDISDLSLICLLGYSMLLMVTCTVYAIKTRGVPETFNEAKPIGFTMYTTCIVWLAFIPIFFGTSQSAEKMYIQTTTLTISVSLSASVSLGMLYMPKVYIILFHPEQNVPKRKRSLKAVVTAATMSNKFSQKGGFRPNGEAKSELCENLETQALATKQTYVSYSNHAI